GCCGAATTCGCTTTTGGCCATTTTGATTATCGTGTCACGGGTGATACCCTTCAAAATATTATCCGATGATGAAGGAGTAACCAATTTCCCATCGGAAATAATGAAGATATTCTCACCGCTGCCTTCAGAGACATGCCCATCCTGGGTCAGCAAGATAGCCTCGTCGTAGCCATTTTCCCAGGCTTCTGTTTTTGCCAGAGCGCTGTTCACGTACAAGCCAGTTACCTTTGCCCGGGGCGGGATCATGTTGTCATCGATGCGACGCCAACTTGAGATACAACATCTGGCCCCCTTCTCTGGATCAAGATAAGGGCCGAAGGGCGTCACAAAAACAAAGAAATCATCCTCTAAGTTGTGAAGCCGGACACCCACAGTCTGGGAGCTCTTGTAGGCCATAGGGCGAACATAGATATCTTCTCGATAACCATTTCTCTCCACCAATTCCACTGTGAGTTCGCACAGCTTGTCAATGCTGTAGGATAAGTTAATCTTCAGGATATGGCAGCTCTTTTGTATCCTCTGGTAATGATCTCTGATGCGGAAGAGGTACATCTGGCCTTGTTCACTATTCCAGTTCCCGCGAATACCTTCGAAGCAGGCCGTACCGTAATTCAGGGCATGTGTCATAATACCCACCTTGGCTTCAGAGAGGGGCACGAACTGTTTGTTGAAGAAAGCTAAATCAGGCATGGGAAACCTCCTTGGAAACACAACTTTCCAGCGCTGTTAATTATAATCCATGACCTTGCGAAGGTACAAACTTTAAGGAGCTGACTTTCCAGCGACTTGTCACAGGGAAGAAGAATCATTACCATAATTCTGAACGATTTGCCTGTTTGTGGGGTGACGGAGGAGGTGGAGCGTTTCGCGTCTCCACCGGGGATTGACTGAGGGGCATTATGAGGCTGACATTGAGGTGCAGCGGGAAGTATTTGATCAGAGAATGAGGGAATTTTTCGGAAGTTGATGAGATGAAATTCTTTAGGCTGAATTCAGATGGTTTAAGTCGCTGGTTTCATCAAACCCGCGTAGGCAGGCTATCAAAAGTAGTTCCCCTGAGGTGGCTGATACCTCTGTTTTTGATAGCTACTCCGCTTATCATCTTCTTCGTATTGGTCCTTTTCCTTTTCTTATTGTTCCTTTCAGTGTTTGTCCTTGTTTTCTACCTTGCCACTCTGAGATCTAGACTGCGTGCAAGAAAGGATAATGGAGTAATCGAGGTGGAATATTGGGTAAAAGAAGATAAGGAGTAAGCTATACGGCTTTTATGCGAGACTCCTCCTCTTTCAACCTATATGTTTTGTATAACAAGGGGTAGCCTTTGTTCTATTTGTAACGTTATTCTTTCCACTTCCCCTGTGGATACTTGATATTTGGCAGCTATATCTTTTGGAGATACCTCTTGCCCAGTGACGAATCTCTTATACAGCAGATATATCTCTTGGTCCCTGCTGCTCACTTGCATCTGATCCAGGCCCATTAGCCGGGTTACCTCTTCATGCTGTCTGGCCATGACCCTGATCTGGCTGGGCTCGTCTCGCATAGCCCTGGTATAGTCGTTCTGTGCCTGCTCCATATTCCCTCTGTTCTCATGGGCAATGGCTCGATTGAAGTAGAAGCGGGCGTTTTCTGGATACAGAGCAATGGCGGCATCATAGCGGACTATAGCTTTGCCAAGTTCGTTGTCGTCAGAGTAGCGGAGTCCCTTTTCCAGGTGGCGATTTGCCATCATGTAGTATGTTGTGGCATCAAGGCACTGCTGAGGTAGTCCCCTGACATCTGTGAGGCTTTCCAGTTCATGCCGGTTTACGTCCCTTATTACCCAGTCTGATCCCTCTTTCACCTGCAGACCTACTCTTTGGTGGTTTATGTTTTTAGAACCATACCAGGGATCAATGAAATAGATTCTCTTGTCGGCCAGTTTGAGGATATTGACTATATGGGGAATGTACCTGCCTGCGTTATCGATGACTACGTCTACGGCACCCATGTCCAGTGCCAGTCTTCTCCCCAGCATGTTAAATATCTTGACATAACCCAGGCAGTCGGCACGCCTCTCGCTGAGCACTCGCTCCAATTCAAAAACCCGGCCCCGCTTGATGTTTGCTCTTATGAAGGTGTATAGCCAGTCCATGACGGTCAATTCAAATCTTGCCTTTTGGAGATTGTCTTGGGTCTGGCCAAGTTCTTTCTTCACCCGATTGCTCAATTCTTTCAGATCCAGGGTTCTCCCTGGCTGTGTTTCCAGGTGCACTCCGAGTTCTGAGGGAATGAGTTGCAGTGGCCATTGACTGAGTGTCTTGTCCAACTTGGCGGGAGAGATTCTGTCTAGTCTGTCCATCTTGTTGATCTGGGCTCCAGCATTTTGATATCAATACCAAATAGTAATACGTTGTGGCGGTTGCCCACAATGTGATTGCTATTATTAGATGATAATCTTACAGCGCTTGACTATTTGTACAACTCAGGTTACAATTCCCAAAACGGCTTCTCCCACAAGCTGGTTTGATTTCACTGTTTTGGTAACTGAGTTTCCTTCGTTGCAGCTAAGCAGTGGCTTGACGTAGAGGAGAGAAAACAAAATGGCTGTCACCTTTGATGAACTCGGTCGACGGTTAAAAGAGGAGCGGGAACGCTTGGGCAAAGCGTTAGAGCAGTTGCGAGCGAGTGCTCCGGCTGTGGGTGAGACAAGGGAAGGCAGCCCTTATGGGAAAAAGGAGGAGGGGGCTACCGAGGCCTTTGAATTGGAAAAAAGGCTGGAGTTGGAGAGACGTGTGAGTGGACTTCTCAGTGAGGTAGAGCGCGCTTTGCAGAAGTTGGAGAAGGGGACTTATGGTCTCTGTGATATCTGTAGCCAGTCTGTAGAAATGGCTCGGCTTGAGGTTCTGCCTCAAGCGAATCTATGCCTCAGCTGTAAAGCACGGCAGGAGGCGAAAAGCGCAAAAGGTAGACTCCCTTCAAGGTAGTTTGATAATCCCCAAAAGCCCTTTCATCGTTGCCTTTTCGGTTTTGGCTGCGGACCAGCTGAGCAAGCTGTGGGTCAGAGAGAATCTGGCTTTGGGGGAGTCGATACCACGCGAGGGGATTTTCAGGCTGACCCATGTGACCAATCCCGGTATCATATTTGGGATTGGGATGCCGGCAGCAGTTTCTTTGATTTTGCCTTTGGTCGTGGTAGGTGTTGCCCTTTTCCTCTACTATCGATATGGCCTGTTCAATAACAGCTTGATCAATGTGGCCATGGGCTTTTTCCTTGGTGGGAGCCTGGGCAATCTGGTCGATCGACTATTCTTTGGCCGTGTGACGGACTTTATTGATATCCAGTGGGGCCGTTTTCAGTGGCCGACTTTCAACCTTGCTGATATGGCTATCCTTCTGGGTACACTTCTCTTCATTGTCTTTATCTTCAGGCTTCGCCTGCGAAAGACACCAAAGCATGGCTGATGGAAATAGCCAGAACCATTCATCTCATTGCAGATAAGGCAGGTCTCCGCCTCGATCTGTCTATCTGCCAATCAGACAAGGACCTAACCCGTTCCTATGTCCAAAGACTGATCAATAGTGGCTATGTGACCGTGAATGACAGGGTGGCAAAGCCGAGTCTCAAGATCAAGGTTGGCGATGCTATTGTCGTCAACTTGCCCCCGCCTGACCCCCCGCCTGCACTTGTTGCTGAACACATGCCGCTGGCTATTCTCTATGAGGACAGTGACCTTCTGGTCATTGACAAGCCTGCTGGTCTCACGGTCTATCCCGCCCCTGGCCATCCGAGTCACACCCTGATGAATGCTGTTCTGGCTCATTGTCCTGATATCTCAAACATCGATGGTTCGGTGCGTCCTGGAATAGTACATCGCCTGGACAAAGATACTTCAGGGGTGATGGTAGTAGCCAAGAACAAGGTAGCCCAGTTAGATCTTTCTGCACAATTGAAGAGCCGCCGCGTATTAAAGAAATACCTTGTATTGGTCAAAGGACATCCTTCTCCAGAAGAGGGTGTTATTGAAGCCCCCATAGGACGGCATCCCAAGGACCGTAAAAAGATGGCGGTAGTCCCTGGTGGAAGGGAAGCCTGCACGCTCTATCGAGTGAAAAGACGGCTGGACGGTTACACCCTGGTAGAGGCAACGCTACAAACAGGTCGCACTCATCAGATCCGGGTGCATTTCTCGCGCATGGGTTGGCCAGTAGCTGGTGATCCTGTATATGGGATGAGAACGCCGCATCTTCAAAGGCAGTTCGTGCATGCTTTTCTGCTGGGATTCCGGCTTCCCAGCACGGGAGAGTATGTGGAATTCCAATCGGAGTTGCCCGCGGACCTAGAGGAAGCGCTGGAGAAAGTCTCGCGGTTGTAGGCTTTGTTCCCTGTAGCGGCTTGTACTTTATAACAAGGGTGTCATTTCAAAGCTGTTTCTCGATCTTGGCCCACGAATCGCGCAAGGTAACCGTCCGGTTGAATACCAACCGTTCGGTAGAAGAGTCCTTTGAATCTACGCAGAAATAACCCAGCCGTTCGAACTGATAACGGCTTCTCGGGGCCGCACCTGCAAGGCTGGGCTCGACATAACCCCTCAAAATCTGCAGCGAATCGGGGTTTAGGACGCCTTCAAAACCGCTCCCATCTGTGACATTGGCGGGGTCTTCTACTGTAAACAGCCGATCGTAATGGCGTACCTCCGCCTCGAGCGCGTGGCCTGCCGAAACCCAGTGTATGGTTCCTTTGACCTTGCGCCCGTCCGGCGTGTTCCCACCGCGAGTTGTTGGATCGTAGGTGCAATGCAGTTCGACCACCTCTCCGGTGCGCTCATCCTTCACCACTCCAACACAGGTGATGAGATACGCGTACCGCAGCCGCACCTCACGGCCGGGGGCCAGACGGAAGAACTTGCCCGGCGGGTCTTCGCGGAAATCATCCTGCTCAATGTATAGCACGCGCGAGAAGGGCACATTGCGCGTGCCGGCATCGGGGTCTTCAGGGTTGTTGACGGCATCCATCTCTTCGGTTTGGCCCTCAGGGTAATTGTCGATGACCACACGGAGGGGGTTCAACACGGCCATAACGCGCGGAGCGCTCTTGTTCAGATCGTCCCGGATGCAGTGCTCAAGCAGCGCGATGTCGATAGTGCTGTCTGCCTTAGCAACGCCGATGCGGTCGCAGAAATCGCGGATGGACTTTGGCGTATACCCGCGTCTGCGCAGACCGGAGACGGTCGGCAGCCGGGGGTCGTCCCAGCCGGTGACGTGTCCCTGTTGCACCAATTGCAGCAGCTTCCGCTTGCTCATCACAGTGTAGGTGAGATTGAGGCGGGCGAACTCGATCTGTTGCGGATGATAGACCCCAAGCTGGTCAATAAACCAGTCGTACAGTGGGCGGTGGTCCTCGAATTCCAGCGTACAGATGGAATGAGTGATGCCTTCGATGGAGTCCTCGAGTCCGTGGGCCCAATCGTACATAGGGTAGATGCACCACCTGTTGCCTGTACGATGATGCTCTGCATGCAGGATGCGGTACATCACCGGATCGCGCATATTGAGGTTCGGCGATGCCATGTCGATCTTGGCGCGAAGCACTCGTGTGCCGTTCTCAAACTCTCCTGCCCTCATGCGTTCGAACAGGTTGAGGTTCTCCTCCACAGAGCGGTTGCGGTACGGACTCTCCTTGCCGGGCTCGGTAAGGGTGCCGCGGTACTCCCTGGTATCGTCGCTACTCAGGTCGTCAACGTAAGCCTTGCCGTCTTTTATCAACTGGACGGCGTAGCGGTACATCTGCTCAAAATAGTCCGATGCATAGAATAACCTGTCCTCCCAGTCGAAGCCGATCCAGCGCACGTCCTCTATGATCGACTCGACATATTCATGTTCCTCCCTGGTGGGATTCGTATCATCGAAACGCAGGTTGCACAGTCCTTTATACTGGGCGGCGATGCCGAAATTGAGACAGATTGATTTGGCGTGGCCGATGTGCAAGTAGCCGTTCGGCTCGGGTGGGAACCGCGTGTGCACGCGCCCCCCGTATTTGTGGTTCTTGATGTCCTCGTTGATGATATCCCGAATAAAATCGGAGGGAGTTTTTTGTTCTGCCGCAGTCATATTCTTTCCCCTGCAATAGCCAATTCTGTGCTGATCCTCTGGAATTGAAGTAGCTTTGCCCTGACTACCAGTTTGAATGTCAACTAAAGTACAATTTCTGTTAGGCTTTGTCAATGATCGGGTCGATTGAATGACTCTCGAATAGACGCTCAATGCTGATGATGTTAGAATGACTATCCATGGAAGTCGCTGTTCTTGTATCAAATAACTGTATCGGCAGGGAGCCATGAGTACCGAAGGCGTCAGGGTGCGATATGCTCCCAGCCCAACCGGATACCCGCATATCGGAAATATCAGGACCGCCCTGTTCAACTGGCTGTTCGCCAGGCACACTGGCGGCAAGTTCATCGTCCGCATTGAGGACACCGATCAGTCGCGCAAGGTAGAGGGCGCGGTGGAGGCGATACTTGACAGCTTGCGCTGGTTGGACATTGACTGGGATGAGGGGCCGGAGGTTGGAGGCGATTACGGGCCGTATTTCCAGTCGGAGCGGCGGGAGCTGTATCAAAAGTATGCGCAGCAATTGCTGGAGAGCGGGCGCGCCTATAAATGCTATTGCTCGTCGGAGCGTCTGGCCCAGATGCGCGCTGTGACGGCAGAGCGCAAGGAGTCGATGCGCAGCTACGACCGCCATTGCCGTGACCTGAGCCCGAATGAACAAGCACAGTTCGAATCTCAAGGCGTTGCGCCTGTGATACGCTTCAAGGTGCCGCTTGGCGGACAGACAACGTTCCATGACCTTATCCGCGGTGACATAACGTTCGACAACAGCGAGCTCGATGATCTGGTACTGCTGAAGTCGGATGGCTATCCGACGTATCACCTGGCCAATATTGTCGATGATCATTTTATGAAGATCACTCATGTCATGCGGGCCGATGAGTGGCTTTCCTCCACCCCAAGGCACGTTCTGCTATACAACGCGTTTGAGTGGGAACCGCCACTCTATGCCCATTTGCCTATGATTCTGGGGCCGGACAAGTCAAAACTGAGCAAACGCCATGGTGCTACGGCCCTGCTGGACTATCGGGACCAGGGGTATCTGCCGGAGACTATTATCAACTTCCTGGCCCTCCTGGGTTGGTCCCTGGATGACAAGACCGATATTATCGGCCGGGAGGACTTGATCAGGGATTTCTCTCTGGAGCGCGTCAGCAAGACGGCTGCGGTATTTGACATAAAGAAGATCCAGTGGATGAATGGCCTCTACATTCGCAAGCTGGGCCATTCCGGGTTGGCTCAACGGGCTTTGCCCTATTTCGATAAGCATCTCCCGGTTCAGGTGAAGCGCCCGCTGGATATCGGGTATGTGAGTCAGGTTGTGGCACTGGTGCAGGAACGGGCGAAGACGCTCTGCGAGCTTGCTGAGGTGAGCGGGTTCTTCTTTCTGGAAGAGATGGACTATCCTGTGGATCTGCTGGTGAAGGGTGGCATGAGGAGAGGGAGAGCCAGTGAGTTGCTGGGGGTGGCTCTCTTGAGGTTGGAGTCACTGGAGCCGTTTGATGTGGTTAGCCTGGAATCCTTGCTTCGTTCCTTAGCAGAGGAGTTGTCTATCAAGACAGGAGAATTCTTTGGCCTTCTTCGCGTGGCAATCACTGGTCGCACCGCTACCCCTCCCCTTTTTGAGACCATGATGGTGCTGGGCAGGGATAGGTGTCTCAGGCGGATTAAGGCAGCGATAGATCGGTTGCAGAATAGCGCTGGCCCTTAGCCTACCAGGGCTCATCGGCAGACCTGAAGGTCTGCGCTACATCTTTCGGGGGATTGTTGACGTATCCATTTCTTGGGTCAATGGCTTTTGACCTTGGGGAGTTGTAGGGGGAAGTAGTGCAGGTCTTTAGACCTGCCAGGGCCAGCTGGCGGAGTCCAAATGTTTGAGAATTGCTCATGTCTCTATTAGCGGGACGAACTGCTCTGGAAGGCCTGCGGATCCTGGATTTGACCAGTGAGAAGGGCGCCTTTTGCGGCAAGCTCCTGGCCGATATGGGGGCTGACGTAATCAAGGTTGAGCCTCCTGGTGGTGATCGGACTAGAACATCAGGCCCTTTCCTGAATGATGTACCAAACGCTGAGGCAAGCCTCTCTTTCTGGTACAACAACACCAGTAAGCGAGGTATTACTCTGAATTTGGAGCACGGTGAGGGACAAAAGGTATTCAGGAAGCTGGCTCGCACTGCAGATGTGGTGGTAGAGGCCTTTCCTTCCGGATATCTGAAGAAGCTATCCCTGGATTATGAAGCGCTCAAGGAGCTTAACCCTCGCCTTATCATGACTTCCATCACCAGCTTCGGTCAAACGGGGCCCTACAGGGACTATGCATCATGTGATCTAGTGGCTCTGGCGCTTGGGGGTCAGATGTATGTCTCTGGTGACTCGGATACTCCACCGCTGAAGGCCTATGGAGAGCAGGCCTATCTCATTGCTTCTCTCTTTGGAGCAATTGGCACCCTGATGGCCTTGTACCATCGGCATTTGGGCGGCCGAGGTCAGCTTGTGGATATCTCTATACATGAGTGCGTAGCTGGGATGATAGAACATGTCAATGTGCGTTACCTCTATGAAGGAGTAGTGGCCAGAAGGCAAGGCAGCTTGCATTGGGACAATGCCTTCCGCGTATTCCCTTGTAGGGATGGCTACATAGTTCTCACTCTGTTTCAGGAGTGGGATACCCTTGTAGAATTGTTGGACAGCGAGGGGATGGCTGCCGATTTGAAAGATGAGAGATGGTGTAACCACACAGTAAGAAGCAGAGAGGCGGATCACATTATTCAGGTTCTGGGGAGATGGGCCATGAGGCATACGGCGACGGAGTTGATGGATCTCGGACAGTTGCTCCGGCTTCCCTGGGCAGTGGTGAATTCGATAAAGCTGGTGAGTCATAATCCCCACCTCTTGGAACGGGGATTTTTCGTAGAGGTGGCTCACCCTGAGCATGGTGCCTCATTTTGCTATCCCGGTGCCCCTTACAGGTTTAGCCGCACTCCCTGGCGGGTGTGGAGGCGGGCTCCGCTCATTGGTGAGCATAATCAAGAGATATTCGGAAGGGAATTGGGGTTGTCCCCGGCAGAGATAGCTGGTTTGATCTCTGGTGGTGTCATCTGATGTTGGGAGCATTGTCAGGCTTAAGAGTGCTCGATTTTACCTGGGTATTGGCTGGCCCCTTTGCCACCAGGTTGCTGGCGGATCATGGTGCTGAGGTGATTAAGGTTCAGTCCAGGGTGACTATGGAGGAGACGGAGCGTAATATCAATGGGTATTTCAATACCTGGAATCGCAACAAGTTAGGCATTTCCTTGAATGTCTCCGAACCTCAGGGGATTGAGCTGGTGAAGAAGCTGGTTCAGGTAAGTGACGTACTGGTGGAGAACTTCAGCCCCCGGGTAATGAAGAACTGGGGCTTGGACTACGATACACTGACGGAAGTAAGGCCTGACCTGATCATGGTCAGCATGTCTGGGATGGGGCAGACAGGTCCGTGGAAAGACTACGTCGCATTCGGAGCTACAATTCAGGCCTTGAGTGGGATTACTCATCTGACCACCTGCCCCGGGAAACCTCCTTTAGGTCTGGGTTATTCCTATGCGGACCAGGTGGCTGGTCTGATGGGTGTATTAGCCATTCTGGAAGCTTTAGAGCATCGGCGAAAAACAGGCGAAGGACAATATATAGACCTGGCTGAGTTAGAGAGCATGAGCGGTTTGCTGGGAACAGCCTTGCTGGATTACCAGGCCAATCACAGGGATGCCTCTCCTATAGGCAACTGCTCGGCTTAC
This Chloroflexota bacterium DNA region includes the following protein-coding sequences:
- the lspA gene encoding signal peptidase II — protein: MIIPKSPFIVAFSVLAADQLSKLWVRENLALGESIPREGIFRLTHVTNPGIIFGIGMPAAVSLILPLVVVGVALFLYYRYGLFNNSLINVAMGFFLGGSLGNLVDRLFFGRVTDFIDIQWGRFQWPTFNLADMAILLGTLLFIVFIFRLRLRKTPKHG
- a CDS encoding TraR/DksA C4-type zinc finger protein codes for the protein MAVTFDELGRRLKEERERLGKALEQLRASAPAVGETREGSPYGKKEEGATEAFELEKRLELERRVSGLLSEVERALQKLEKGTYGLCDICSQSVEMARLEVLPQANLCLSCKARQEAKSAKGRLPSR
- a CDS encoding CoA transferase — encoded protein: MLGALSGLRVLDFTWVLAGPFATRLLADHGAEVIKVQSRVTMEETERNINGYFNTWNRNKLGISLNVSEPQGIELVKKLVQVSDVLVENFSPRVMKNWGLDYDTLTEVRPDLIMVSMSGMGQTGPWKDYVAFGATIQALSGITHLTTCPGKPPLGLGYSYADQVAGLMGVLAILEALEHRRKTGEGQYIDLAELESMSGLLGTALLDYQANHRDASPIGNCSAYQPAAPHGVYRCMGEDRWCAIAVFTGEEWQAFCRVLGHPCWTMDKDFATPLDRWRNTARLDVLVEEWTKRHAAEEVMGLLQEVGVAAGVVQNAADLAGDPQLRSRGFFVELDHSVMGKTVSDGSLIKLGDTPAHFHRAAPLLGQDNNYIYHHLLGMSEDELEQYAAEGVIS
- a CDS encoding CoA transferase is translated as MSLLAGRTALEGLRILDLTSEKGAFCGKLLADMGADVIKVEPPGGDRTRTSGPFLNDVPNAEASLSFWYNNTSKRGITLNLEHGEGQKVFRKLARTADVVVEAFPSGYLKKLSLDYEALKELNPRLIMTSITSFGQTGPYRDYASCDLVALALGGQMYVSGDSDTPPLKAYGEQAYLIASLFGAIGTLMALYHRHLGGRGQLVDISIHECVAGMIEHVNVRYLYEGVVARRQGSLHWDNAFRVFPCRDGYIVLTLFQEWDTLVELLDSEGMAADLKDERWCNHTVRSREADHIIQVLGRWAMRHTATELMDLGQLLRLPWAVVNSIKLVSHNPHLLERGFFVEVAHPEHGASFCYPGAPYRFSRTPWRVWRRAPLIGEHNQEIFGRELGLSPAEIAGLISGGVI
- the gltX gene encoding glutamate--tRNA ligase is translated as MSTEGVRVRYAPSPTGYPHIGNIRTALFNWLFARHTGGKFIVRIEDTDQSRKVEGAVEAILDSLRWLDIDWDEGPEVGGDYGPYFQSERRELYQKYAQQLLESGRAYKCYCSSERLAQMRAVTAERKESMRSYDRHCRDLSPNEQAQFESQGVAPVIRFKVPLGGQTTFHDLIRGDITFDNSELDDLVLLKSDGYPTYHLANIVDDHFMKITHVMRADEWLSSTPRHVLLYNAFEWEPPLYAHLPMILGPDKSKLSKRHGATALLDYRDQGYLPETIINFLALLGWSLDDKTDIIGREDLIRDFSLERVSKTAAVFDIKKIQWMNGLYIRKLGHSGLAQRALPYFDKHLPVQVKRPLDIGYVSQVVALVQERAKTLCELAEVSGFFFLEEMDYPVDLLVKGGMRRGRASELLGVALLRLESLEPFDVVSLESLLRSLAEELSIKTGEFFGLLRVAITGRTATPPLFETMMVLGRDRCLRRIKAAIDRLQNSAGP
- a CDS encoding glutamine--tRNA ligase/YqeY domain fusion protein → MTAAEQKTPSDFIRDIINEDIKNHKYGGRVHTRFPPEPNGYLHIGHAKSICLNFGIAAQYKGLCNLRFDDTNPTREEHEYVESIIEDVRWIGFDWEDRLFYASDYFEQMYRYAVQLIKDGKAYVDDLSSDDTREYRGTLTEPGKESPYRNRSVEENLNLFERMRAGEFENGTRVLRAKIDMASPNLNMRDPVMYRILHAEHHRTGNRWCIYPMYDWAHGLEDSIEGITHSICTLEFEDHRPLYDWFIDQLGVYHPQQIEFARLNLTYTVMSKRKLLQLVQQGHVTGWDDPRLPTVSGLRRRGYTPKSIRDFCDRIGVAKADSTIDIALLEHCIRDDLNKSAPRVMAVLNPLRVVIDNYPEGQTEEMDAVNNPEDPDAGTRNVPFSRVLYIEQDDFREDPPGKFFRLAPGREVRLRYAYLITCVGVVKDERTGEVVELHCTYDPTTRGGNTPDGRKVKGTIHWVSAGHALEAEVRHYDRLFTVEDPANVTDGSGFEGVLNPDSLQILRGYVEPSLAGAAPRSRYQFERLGYFCVDSKDSSTERLVFNRTVTLRDSWAKIEKQL
- a CDS encoding tetratricopeptide repeat protein, whose protein sequence is MDRLDRISPAKLDKTLSQWPLQLIPSELGVHLETQPGRTLDLKELSNRVKKELGQTQDNLQKARFELTVMDWLYTFIRANIKRGRVFELERVLSERRADCLGYVKIFNMLGRRLALDMGAVDVVIDNAGRYIPHIVNILKLADKRIYFIDPWYGSKNINHQRVGLQVKEGSDWVIRDVNRHELESLTDVRGLPQQCLDATTYYMMANRHLEKGLRYSDDNELGKAIVRYDAAIALYPENARFYFNRAIAHENRGNMEQAQNDYTRAMRDEPSQIRVMARQHEEVTRLMGLDQMQVSSRDQEIYLLYKRFVTGQEVSPKDIAAKYQVSTGEVERITLQIEQRLPLVIQNI
- a CDS encoding branched-chain amino acid transaminase; translated protein: MPDLAFFNKQFVPLSEAKVGIMTHALNYGTACFEGIRGNWNSEQGQMYLFRIRDHYQRIQKSCHILKINLSYSIDKLCELTVELVERNGYREDIYVRPMAYKSSQTVGVRLHNLEDDFFVFVTPFGPYLDPEKGARCCISSWRRIDDNMIPPRAKVTGLYVNSALAKTEAWENGYDEAILLTQDGHVSEGSGENIFIISDGKLVTPSSSDNILKGITRDTIIKMAKSEFGIDTIERPMDRSELYIADECFMTGTAANVTPVTEIDHRSIGQGKVGTITKKIQQLYYDIIRGRNPKYLDWCTPTYRSKLVS
- a CDS encoding RluA family pseudouridine synthase; the encoded protein is MEIARTIHLIADKAGLRLDLSICQSDKDLTRSYVQRLINSGYVTVNDRVAKPSLKIKVGDAIVVNLPPPDPPPALVAEHMPLAILYEDSDLLVIDKPAGLTVYPAPGHPSHTLMNAVLAHCPDISNIDGSVRPGIVHRLDKDTSGVMVVAKNKVAQLDLSAQLKSRRVLKKYLVLVKGHPSPEEGVIEAPIGRHPKDRKKMAVVPGGREACTLYRVKRRLDGYTLVEATLQTGRTHQIRVHFSRMGWPVAGDPVYGMRTPHLQRQFVHAFLLGFRLPSTGEYVEFQSELPADLEEALEKVSRL